One Polypterus senegalus isolate Bchr_013 chromosome 10, ASM1683550v1, whole genome shotgun sequence DNA segment encodes these proteins:
- the LOC120536667 gene encoding killer cell lectin-like receptor subfamily G member 1 gives MAQSVMYADINLTGGQKTENRQQRSAKEGKGRYWITCGVAACFLVASGITITILAIKVSEGDLTQQTESIADKSYKCCPDLWIKCRKNCYYFSVNKTTWDRSSWQCDSHGSQLAVAEDEEELDFLIDYCRSYFTFWIGLKRNPEDGWTWINEQLFNLSWKTNVQEESGDCACVLKQSVQSKTCSTDLHWVCKKPLEN, from the exons ATGGCCCAAAGTGTGATGTACGCTGACATAAATCTTACTGGTGGACAAAAGACTGAAAACAGACAGCAGCGTTCAG CTAAGGAAGGAAAAGGGAGATACTGGATAACTTGTGGTGTGGCTGCTTGCTTCCTGGTGGCATCCGGGATAACAATCACAATTCTGGCCATCAAAG tttctgAAGGAGATCTCACACAGCAAACTGAATCAA TTGCAGATAAATCCTACAAATGCTGTCCTGATCTGTGGATTAAATGCAGAAAGAACTGCTACTACTTCTCTGTGAATAAAACAACGTGGGACAGAAGCAGCTGGCAGTGTGACTCTCATGGAAGTCAGCTGGCTGTGGCAGAGGATGAGGAGGAGTTG GATTTTCTCATTGACTATTGCAGATCTTATTTCACTTTCTGGATTGGACTCAAGAGAAACCCTGAAGACGGCTGGACTTGGATTAATGAGCAGCTTTTCAATCTCAGCTG GAAGACCAACGTTCAAGAAGAGAGTGGAGACTGTGCCTGTGTGCTAAAGCAGTCTGTTCAAAGTAAGACCTGCAGCACAGACCTTCACTGGGTTTGTAAGAAaccattagaaaattag
- the LOC120536666 gene encoding killer cell lectin-like receptor subfamily B member 1B allele A isoform X2, with product MEQNVVYAEINHPGGQKTTNRQQRSAKEGKRRYWITCGVAACFLVASGITITILAMKVSEGDHTQQTESNKSYKCCPDLWIKCRMNCYYFSMNKTTWERSSSKCESNGSQLAVAEDEEELDFLIDYCRSYLTFWIGLKRNPEEAWTWINEQLFNLTWKTQVKENDGDCAYVGKQSVQSKSCSTDLHWVCKKPLEH from the exons ATGGAGCAAAATGTGGTGTACGCTGAAATAAATCATCCAGGTGGACAAAAGACTACGAACAGACAGCAGCGTTCAG CTAAGGAAGGAAAAAGGAGATACTGGATAACTTGTGGTGTGGCTGCTTGCTTCCTAGTGGCATCTGGAATAACAATCACAATTCTGGCCATGAAAG tttCTGAAGGAGATCACACACAGCAAACTGAATCAA ATAAATCCTATAAATGCTGTCCTGATCTGTGGATTAAATGCAGAATGAACTGCTACTACTTCTCTATGAATAAAACAACATGGGAGAGAAGCAGCTCAAAGTGTGAGTCTAATGGAAGTCAGCTGGCTGTGGCAGAGGATGAGGAGGAGTTG GATTTTCTCATTGACTATTGCAGATCTTATTTGACTTTCTGGATTGGACTCAAGAGAAACCCtgaagaggcctggacttggaTTAATGAGCAGCTTTTCAATCTCACCTG GAAGACCCAAGTTAAAGAAAATGACGGAGACTGTGCCTACGTGGGCAAGCAGTCTGTTCAAAGTAAGAGCTGCAGCACAGACCTTCATTGGGTTTGTAAGAAGCCATTAGAACACTGA
- the LOC120536666 gene encoding killer cell lectin-like receptor subfamily B member 1B allele A isoform X1: MEQNVVYAEINHPGGQKTTNRQQRSAKEGKRRYWITCGVAACFLVASGITITILAMKVSEGDHTQQTESISEGDHTQQTESNKSYKCCPDLWIKCRMNCYYFSMNKTTWERSSSKCESNGSQLAVAEDEEELDFLIDYCRSYLTFWIGLKRNPEEAWTWINEQLFNLTWKTQVKENDGDCAYVGKQSVQSKSCSTDLHWVCKKPLEH, encoded by the exons ATGGAGCAAAATGTGGTGTACGCTGAAATAAATCATCCAGGTGGACAAAAGACTACGAACAGACAGCAGCGTTCAG CTAAGGAAGGAAAAAGGAGATACTGGATAACTTGTGGTGTGGCTGCTTGCTTCCTAGTGGCATCTGGAATAACAATCACAATTCTGGCCATGAAAG tttCTGAAGGAGATCACACACAGCAAACTGAATCAA tttctgAAGGAGATCACACACAGCAAACTGAATCAA ATAAATCCTATAAATGCTGTCCTGATCTGTGGATTAAATGCAGAATGAACTGCTACTACTTCTCTATGAATAAAACAACATGGGAGAGAAGCAGCTCAAAGTGTGAGTCTAATGGAAGTCAGCTGGCTGTGGCAGAGGATGAGGAGGAGTTG GATTTTCTCATTGACTATTGCAGATCTTATTTGACTTTCTGGATTGGACTCAAGAGAAACCCtgaagaggcctggacttggaTTAATGAGCAGCTTTTCAATCTCACCTG GAAGACCCAAGTTAAAGAAAATGACGGAGACTGTGCCTACGTGGGCAAGCAGTCTGTTCAAAGTAAGAGCTGCAGCACAGACCTTCATTGGGTTTGTAAGAAGCCATTAGAACACTGA
- the LOC120536666 gene encoding killer cell lectin-like receptor subfamily B member 1B allele A isoform X3, with translation MKVSEGDHTQQTESISEGDHTQQTESNKSYKCCPDLWIKCRMNCYYFSMNKTTWERSSSKCESNGSQLAVAEDEEELDFLIDYCRSYLTFWIGLKRNPEEAWTWINEQLFNLTWKTQVKENDGDCAYVGKQSVQSKSCSTDLHWVCKKPLEH, from the exons ATGAAAG tttCTGAAGGAGATCACACACAGCAAACTGAATCAA tttctgAAGGAGATCACACACAGCAAACTGAATCAA ATAAATCCTATAAATGCTGTCCTGATCTGTGGATTAAATGCAGAATGAACTGCTACTACTTCTCTATGAATAAAACAACATGGGAGAGAAGCAGCTCAAAGTGTGAGTCTAATGGAAGTCAGCTGGCTGTGGCAGAGGATGAGGAGGAGTTG GATTTTCTCATTGACTATTGCAGATCTTATTTGACTTTCTGGATTGGACTCAAGAGAAACCCtgaagaggcctggacttggaTTAATGAGCAGCTTTTCAATCTCACCTG GAAGACCCAAGTTAAAGAAAATGACGGAGACTGTGCCTACGTGGGCAAGCAGTCTGTTCAAAGTAAGAGCTGCAGCACAGACCTTCATTGGGTTTGTAAGAAGCCATTAGAACACTGA